The Beijerinckiaceae bacterium RH AL1 genome has a segment encoding these proteins:
- a CDS encoding Short-chain dehydrogenase (ID:RHAL1_00361;~source:Prodigal:2.6) encodes MKSAVMSPGSKTLLVLGGTSDIGRMTARSFAAAGWTIRLAGRDLDALQRERDDIAARSGNAATTHRFDVLDTASFPSFLDSLPELPDAVVSVIGLLGDQKDSEADLDRAAIVMRSNYEGPSLILGLLAERFFARGHGVIVGVSSVAGDRGRASNYIYGSAKAGLTAYLAGLRHRAAKTAVRVLTVKPGFVRTRMTEGMKLPGALTAEPGEVGDAILRGVERQKDVIYVRPAWRIIMLIIRAIPEPIFKKLSL; translated from the coding sequence ATGAAAAGCGCGGTCATGAGCCCCGGCAGCAAGACACTTCTCGTCCTCGGCGGCACGTCCGACATCGGCCGCATGACGGCGCGATCGTTCGCGGCCGCAGGCTGGACCATTCGATTGGCGGGTCGCGATCTCGACGCGTTGCAGCGCGAGCGCGACGACATCGCCGCTCGGAGCGGCAATGCAGCGACGACCCATCGCTTCGACGTCCTCGATACCGCGTCCTTTCCGAGCTTCCTCGACTCGCTCCCCGAGCTGCCGGATGCTGTCGTCTCCGTCATCGGCCTCTTGGGCGACCAAAAGGACTCCGAGGCGGACCTCGACCGGGCAGCAATCGTGATGCGCTCCAACTACGAAGGGCCGTCGCTTATTCTCGGGCTTCTGGCCGAGCGGTTTTTCGCGCGCGGCCATGGCGTGATCGTCGGCGTCTCGTCGGTCGCAGGCGATCGTGGTCGCGCTTCGAACTACATCTATGGCTCCGCGAAGGCCGGGCTGACCGCCTATCTCGCCGGCCTGCGCCATCGCGCCGCGAAGACCGCCGTGCGTGTCCTCACGGTGAAGCCCGGCTTTGTCCGCACCCGCATGACCGAGGGCATGAAGCTGCCTGGCGCGCTGACGGCGGAGCCCGGTGAGGTCGGCGACGCGATCTTGCGCGGTGTCGAGCGGCAAAAGGACGTCATCTACGTGCGCCCGGCTTGGCGGATCATCATGCTGATCATCCGCGCGATCCCCGAGCCCATTTTCAAGAAGCTGTCGTTGTGA
- a CDS encoding FkbM family methyltransferase (ID:RHAL1_00362;~source:Prodigal:2.6): MLHSRMTSAFTGVEMDYRKALRTAQSYAPALKPAKDAFYRHARRILRRPHEPDFGILSALRRDAAEVLVDVGANHGQSIESMRLFQPKAPIVAFEANPRLADILARRYAGQANVRIEGCGLGDSEGAFTLFVPSYRGFVYDGLASVDRDNAAGWLGPATIYGFDERQLVLQSVACKLATLDAFQLSPAFIKVDVQGLEFAVLGGARATIERCRPALLIEDFGSDPRIAPLVKSLGYDVFHVEGRTIVKGTGPRENTLLLPSDRPRFAM; this comes from the coding sequence ATGCTCCACTCGAGAATGACCTCGGCGTTTACGGGCGTTGAGATGGACTATCGCAAGGCCCTGCGCACCGCACAAAGCTATGCGCCGGCGCTGAAGCCCGCCAAGGACGCCTTCTATCGCCATGCGCGGCGTATCCTGCGGCGGCCGCATGAGCCCGACTTCGGCATTCTCTCGGCGCTGCGCCGCGATGCGGCGGAAGTGCTGGTGGATGTCGGCGCCAACCACGGCCAGAGCATCGAGTCGATGCGGCTCTTCCAGCCCAAGGCGCCGATCGTCGCCTTCGAGGCGAACCCGCGCCTGGCAGACATCCTGGCGCGCCGCTACGCGGGACAAGCGAATGTCCGCATCGAGGGATGTGGCCTCGGGGACAGCGAAGGCGCGTTTACGCTCTTCGTGCCGAGCTACCGCGGCTTCGTCTACGACGGCCTCGCCTCCGTCGATCGCGACAATGCTGCGGGGTGGCTCGGTCCCGCGACGATCTACGGCTTCGACGAGCGCCAGCTCGTCCTGCAGTCCGTCGCCTGCAAGCTCGCCACGCTCGACGCCTTTCAGCTCTCGCCCGCCTTCATCAAGGTCGACGTCCAGGGCCTGGAGTTCGCCGTCCTCGGCGGCGCGCGCGCGACGATCGAACGTTGCCGCCCGGCTCTCCTGATCGAGGATTTCGGATCCGACCCGCGGATCGCACCCCTGGTAAAGTCGCTCGGCTACGACGTCTTCCATGTCGAGGGCCGCACCATCGTCAAAGGGACGGGGCCGCGGGAAAACACCCTGCTTCTACCTTCCGACCGCCCGCGCTTCGCGATGTGA
- the fda gene encoding Fructose-bisphosphate aldolase class 1 (ID:RHAL1_00363;~source:Prodigal:2.6), with protein MTLEAMAEQVSKGAGFVAALDQSGGSTPGALKDYGIAPDAYSGDAEMYRLMHEMRVRVMSAPAFTGEKVIGAILFEQTMDGEAAGKPVPSFLWEDRKVVPFLKVDKGKESEADGVELMKPIPGLDALLERAVKLGVYGTKMRSVIKLASKTGIASIVAQQFEVGQQIIKHGLMPIIEPEVLVTSPEKAEAEDLLLQELEASLDRLPDGQKVMLKLTIPTKPDHYKQLTEHRKVARLVALSGGYSRTEACEKLKANHGMIASFSRALLEGLKKQMTDKEFNAKLSATIDEIYKASTIKV; from the coding sequence ATGACACTCGAAGCCATGGCCGAGCAGGTCTCCAAGGGGGCAGGCTTCGTCGCTGCGCTGGACCAGAGTGGCGGCTCCACCCCGGGAGCCCTTAAGGATTACGGGATTGCCCCCGACGCCTATAGCGGCGACGCCGAGATGTATCGCCTCATGCACGAGATGCGGGTGCGCGTGATGAGCGCCCCGGCCTTCACCGGCGAGAAGGTGATCGGCGCGATCCTCTTCGAGCAGACCATGGACGGCGAGGCGGCGGGCAAGCCCGTGCCCTCCTTCCTGTGGGAAGACCGCAAGGTCGTGCCCTTCCTCAAGGTGGACAAGGGCAAGGAGTCCGAGGCGGACGGCGTCGAGCTGATGAAGCCGATCCCGGGCCTGGATGCCTTGCTGGAGCGGGCGGTCAAGCTCGGCGTCTACGGCACCAAGATGCGCTCCGTTATCAAGCTCGCCTCGAAGACCGGCATCGCGAGCATCGTCGCGCAGCAGTTCGAGGTCGGCCAGCAGATCATCAAGCACGGCCTGATGCCGATCATCGAGCCGGAAGTGCTGGTGACGAGCCCGGAGAAGGCGGAAGCGGAAGACCTGCTGTTGCAGGAGCTGGAGGCGAGCCTCGACCGTCTGCCGGACGGCCAGAAGGTGATGCTCAAGCTGACGATCCCGACGAAGCCCGACCACTACAAGCAGCTGACGGAGCACAGGAAGGTGGCGCGTCTCGTCGCTCTCTCGGGCGGCTACAGCCGCACCGAGGCCTGCGAGAAGCTCAAGGCCAACCACGGCATGATCGCCAGCTTCTCCCGGGCCTTGCTCGAAGGCTTGAAGAAGCAGATGACCGACAAGGAGTTCAACGCCAAGCTCTCGGCAACGATCGACGAGATCTACAAGGCCTCGACGATCAAGGTGTGA
- the prsE_1 gene encoding Type I secretion system membrane fusion protein PrsE (ID:RHAL1_00364;~source:Prodigal:2.6) codes for MSKLPSNIVSPRSTRSVIRGHCLLILATGGLLVFGFGTMAATMDLSGAVLASGTVVVKSSVKKVSHPTGGIVGRLLVDEGTHVRKGDVLVHLDETVAAATVDALARDFSELEAQRARLEAEAAGAEQVVFDRDLVAAAAGNPGIARIMTGEAKLFALRRSAREGQKKQMAERIAQLGNEIEALRQQQHAKDEELSIVRKELDAVQQLYDRSLVQLPRVDALKRDVARISGEGGALTAEIAQAEGKIAETKLQIIQIDADMRSDVGRQLGEIRAKTSDVTGRRIAAEDQLQHLDIRAPQDGVVHELAVHAKGAVISPGEPILLIVPDRDRLVAEVRVAPNDIDKVGPDQPAILRFPSFNQRTTPEVDAHVTRIAADTSSDPHGTPYYLVQIALAADATVAGTTLKPGMPVDAYIETGERTMLSYLMKPLSDQMSRAFREK; via the coding sequence ATGTCGAAGCTGCCGAGTAATATTGTCAGCCCGCGCTCGACGCGGAGCGTCATCCGCGGGCACTGCCTGCTGATCCTGGCGACCGGCGGCCTCCTGGTCTTCGGCTTCGGCACCATGGCCGCGACGATGGACCTTTCCGGCGCCGTGCTCGCGTCCGGCACGGTGGTGGTGAAATCCTCGGTGAAGAAGGTCAGCCACCCGACCGGCGGGATCGTCGGCCGCCTCCTCGTCGACGAGGGGACCCACGTGCGCAAGGGCGACGTCCTGGTCCATCTCGACGAGACGGTCGCCGCCGCCACCGTCGACGCGCTCGCCCGTGACTTCTCCGAACTCGAGGCGCAGCGCGCCAGGCTCGAGGCAGAGGCCGCCGGCGCCGAGCAAGTCGTCTTCGACAGGGACCTCGTCGCGGCCGCGGCCGGCAATCCCGGCATCGCCCGCATCATGACCGGGGAGGCCAAGCTCTTCGCGCTGCGCCGAAGTGCCCGCGAGGGCCAGAAGAAGCAGATGGCCGAGCGTATCGCCCAGCTCGGCAACGAGATCGAGGCGCTGCGCCAGCAGCAGCACGCCAAGGACGAGGAGCTCTCCATCGTGCGCAAGGAGCTCGACGCCGTGCAGCAGCTCTACGACCGCAGCCTCGTGCAGCTGCCGCGCGTCGATGCGCTGAAGCGCGACGTCGCCCGCATCTCGGGCGAGGGCGGCGCCCTGACCGCGGAGATCGCGCAGGCCGAGGGCAAGATCGCCGAGACCAAGCTCCAGATCATCCAGATCGACGCCGACATGCGCAGCGACGTCGGCCGACAGCTCGGCGAGATCCGCGCCAAGACCTCCGACGTCACCGGCCGCCGCATCGCGGCGGAGGACCAGCTGCAGCACCTCGACATCCGGGCGCCGCAGGACGGCGTCGTGCACGAGCTCGCGGTCCACGCGAAGGGCGCCGTGATCTCGCCGGGCGAGCCGATCCTGCTGATCGTGCCCGACCGGGACCGGCTCGTCGCCGAGGTCCGCGTCGCGCCGAACGACATCGACAAGGTGGGGCCGGACCAGCCGGCGATTCTGCGCTTCCCGAGCTTCAACCAGCGCACCACGCCCGAGGTCGATGCTCACGTGACCCGCATCGCCGCCGACACGTCGTCCGATCCGCACGGCACGCCCTACTATCTCGTGCAGATCGCGCTCGCGGCGGACGCCACGGTCGCCGGCACGACGCTCAAGCCCGGGATGCCGGTCGACGCCTATATCGAGACCGGCGAGCGCACCATGCTCTCGTATCTCATGAAGCCCCTGAGCGACCAGATGAGCCGGGCCTTCCGCGAGAAGTAG
- the prsD_1 gene encoding Type I secretion system ATP-binding protein PrsD (ID:RHAL1_00365;~source:Prodigal:2.6): protein MTAQTRAARIWAHPDFGPILAAMRPTLGVLMLTSCLINLLMLSSPLFMLQVYDRVLPSRSLPTLVALFALVALMIAFLATLEVLRARILTRLGLLVDEDLSPRVFAVLLRREQHAGARGDADQCVRDLDVLRGFASGSALTALFDLPWMGIYVAVCFLFHPMMGWAVLGGVIMLCLLAVLTEAMLRGPTERAFDAANARRRFADTMRDNAGLLRALGMVAVMGERFEAANAVTRREQAVSADIAAVFGTLLRSFRILLQSGLLALGAWLVIEREATAGIMLAATILTVRALAPVELLIANWKSLIGARHSLRRLGASLAEEPQARERTPLPAPMRHLRVTAMSLLAAGREAPVLFDVSFALEAGSAMGVIGPSGSGKSSLARALVGLWPPARGVIRLDGAELDQWESDVLGRAIGYLPQDVELLPGTIAENIARFRQADAGKLLQAADKAGVHEMILRMPDGYETQVGPGGALLSGGQRQRIALARALYDDPFLLVLDEPNSNLDTEGEAALTRAIADVRARGGMAVIIAHRPSALAAVDKVMIINEGRVQAFGARDVVLPQLATQPAPAPPARAEPARMEPAYVEAAE, encoded by the coding sequence ATGACCGCGCAGACCCGTGCGGCCCGTATCTGGGCGCATCCAGACTTCGGCCCGATCCTCGCCGCGATGCGGCCGACGCTCGGCGTGCTGATGCTGACGAGCTGCCTCATCAATCTCCTGATGCTGTCGAGCCCGCTGTTCATGCTGCAGGTCTACGACCGCGTCCTGCCGTCGCGCAGCCTGCCGACCCTCGTCGCGCTGTTCGCGCTCGTCGCGCTCATGATCGCCTTCCTCGCCACCCTCGAGGTGCTGCGCGCCCGCATCCTCACGCGGCTCGGCCTGCTCGTCGACGAGGACCTGTCGCCGCGCGTCTTCGCCGTGCTGCTGCGGCGCGAGCAGCACGCCGGCGCCCGTGGCGACGCCGACCAGTGCGTGCGCGACCTCGACGTGCTGCGCGGCTTCGCCTCCGGCTCGGCGCTGACCGCGCTGTTCGACCTGCCATGGATGGGCATCTACGTCGCCGTCTGCTTCCTGTTCCACCCGATGATGGGCTGGGCGGTGCTCGGCGGCGTCATCATGCTCTGCCTGCTCGCGGTTCTGACCGAAGCGATGCTGCGCGGCCCGACCGAGCGCGCCTTCGACGCCGCCAACGCCCGCCGCCGCTTCGCCGACACGATGCGCGACAACGCCGGCCTGCTGCGGGCCCTCGGCATGGTCGCGGTGATGGGCGAGCGCTTCGAGGCGGCCAACGCCGTCACCCGGCGCGAGCAGGCGGTCTCGGCCGACATCGCCGCGGTCTTCGGCACGCTCCTGCGCTCGTTCCGCATCCTTTTGCAATCGGGCCTGCTGGCGCTCGGCGCCTGGCTCGTCATCGAGCGCGAGGCGACGGCCGGCATCATGCTGGCGGCGACGATCCTCACCGTCCGCGCGCTCGCCCCCGTCGAGCTGCTGATCGCCAACTGGAAGAGCCTCATCGGCGCCCGCCACAGCCTGCGCCGGCTCGGCGCGTCGCTCGCCGAGGAGCCGCAAGCCCGCGAGCGCACGCCGCTGCCGGCGCCGATGCGCCATCTGCGGGTCACCGCGATGAGCCTGCTCGCCGCCGGCCGCGAGGCGCCTGTCCTCTTCGACGTCAGCTTCGCGCTCGAGGCCGGCAGCGCGATGGGGGTGATCGGGCCGAGCGGCTCCGGCAAGTCGTCGCTCGCCCGCGCCCTCGTCGGCCTGTGGCCGCCGGCCCGCGGCGTCATCCGCCTCGACGGCGCCGAGCTCGACCAGTGGGAGAGCGACGTGCTCGGCCGGGCGATCGGCTACCTGCCGCAGGATGTCGAGCTTCTGCCCGGCACGATCGCCGAGAACATCGCCCGCTTCCGCCAGGCGGATGCCGGCAAGCTGCTGCAGGCCGCCGACAAGGCCGGCGTGCACGAGATGATCCTGCGCATGCCCGACGGCTACGAGACGCAGGTCGGGCCCGGCGGCGCGCTGCTGTCCGGCGGCCAGCGCCAGCGCATCGCGCTCGCCCGCGCGCTCTACGACGACCCGTTCCTGCTCGTGCTCGACGAGCCGAACTCCAACCTCGACACGGAGGGCGAGGCGGCGCTGACGCGGGCCATCGCCGACGTGCGCGCCCGCGGCGGCATGGCGGTGATCATCGCGCACCGCCCGAGCGCGCTCGCCGCCGTCGACAAGGTGATGATCATCAACGAAGGCCGCGTCCAGGCCTTTGGCGCCCGCGACGTCGTCCTCCCCCAGCTCGCGACGCAACCCGCGCCCGCCCCACCGGCCCGAGCCGAACCCGCCCGCATGGAGCCCGCTTATGTCGAAGCTGCCGAGTAA
- a CDS encoding protein of unknown function (ID:RHAL1_00366;~source:Prodigal:2.6) — translation MSIGSLLSAVAGDAVGVLAPQTGPAVAGTVTTVTSGDVPGVGHSVDIAIDAVGADTTSSTILHGLADAVTSLSNTGISTVTEPVAQTLLAPVTSASAGALGTPLTLVVPHDTPAAATLLHAVGGGNVADIGHALSGVVNATGVEIAQSTILHGVAGAVTAVGSVDGFHFTTPASGGSDALSGILHSVTSGVGAHAASASGSPLQAIVSHVDAPVDTPHPLADLAHAIHHG, via the coding sequence ATGTCCATTGGTTCTTTGTTGTCCGCGGTCGCCGGGGACGCCGTCGGGGTCCTGGCGCCGCAGACCGGTCCGGCCGTCGCGGGCACGGTCACGACCGTCACGAGCGGCGATGTTCCCGGCGTCGGCCACAGCGTTGACATCGCCATCGACGCCGTCGGTGCGGACACGACGAGCAGCACCATTCTCCATGGGCTCGCCGATGCGGTGACGAGTCTCTCGAACACCGGCATCTCGACGGTGACAGAGCCCGTCGCGCAGACGCTGCTTGCGCCGGTCACCTCGGCGTCGGCGGGCGCCCTCGGGACGCCGCTGACCCTCGTGGTCCCCCACGACACGCCGGCGGCGGCCACGCTTCTCCACGCGGTCGGCGGCGGCAACGTCGCCGATATCGGACACGCGCTGAGCGGCGTCGTGAACGCCACGGGGGTGGAAATCGCGCAGAGCACCATCCTGCATGGCGTCGCCGGAGCTGTCACGGCGGTCGGCAGCGTGGACGGATTCCATTTCACGACGCCGGCGTCTGGCGGATCCGACGCTCTCTCCGGCATCCTGCACAGCGTGACGAGCGGCGTCGGCGCCCACGCGGCGTCTGCATCCGGGTCGCCGCTGCAGGCGATCGTCAGCCACGTCGACGCGCCCGTCGACACACCGCATCCGCTCGCCGATCTCGCTCACGCGATCCATCACGGCTGA
- a CDS encoding hypothetical protein (ID:RHAL1_00367;~conserved protein of unknown function;~source:Prodigal:2.6) — translation MDQAAGALIADDTLPRPAPRRRTCILVLGMHRSGTSALSGLLANLGAQRPKRELPPQPDNKLGFFEPSEVVAIHDRFLSALGSNWNDWRGLPDDWRRRQPFEDALADLETAVRHDFEGTGPFVVKDPRICRFPALWIELAERIDADLVAIHVFRTPAEVASSLRVRNGFDEAYTHLLWLRHVLEAEYATRKVARAFVSYESLLTDGVAEVERALDCLESGIQADAAARFAAETFIDPALNRQAAGANAETLGRWAQSAFTMLRRLRLNPSDRTALKALDRVRSQFDCGCEAFGPVLATAGAKAAGLEQEVCRLRTVASERDVLFGSLRAVSWVADRLPALEAELEAARSRALEMSADASRAADLDRELAAERGRHADAATIAARVPDLENRLGEMRLQAESLEADVRARTDALVSVVAERDRLLGELGALLETRTSELVAIRQDVEALSAIAQRAPSLESELAAVRAELDDEKRRHAETRRLADCLPHAEAEQMRLSAKLAAAESQSKDLARQLSSRKILIRRLVFANA, via the coding sequence ATGGACCAAGCGGCCGGCGCCCTCATAGCTGACGACACGCTCCCACGGCCCGCTCCGCGGCGACGGACATGCATCCTCGTTCTCGGGATGCATCGCAGTGGAACGTCGGCGCTCAGCGGCCTGCTGGCGAACCTGGGCGCCCAGCGGCCGAAGCGCGAATTGCCGCCGCAGCCCGACAATAAGCTCGGATTCTTCGAGCCGAGCGAAGTCGTTGCGATCCACGACCGTTTTCTGTCGGCCCTCGGCTCGAACTGGAACGATTGGCGCGGGCTTCCGGACGATTGGCGCCGACGCCAGCCGTTCGAGGACGCGCTTGCCGATCTGGAGACCGCGGTCCGGCACGACTTCGAAGGCACGGGTCCGTTTGTGGTCAAGGATCCGCGCATCTGTCGTTTCCCGGCTCTCTGGATCGAGCTGGCTGAGCGCATCGACGCCGACCTCGTCGCAATCCACGTCTTCCGGACTCCGGCCGAAGTGGCGTCGTCGTTGCGCGTGCGGAACGGCTTCGACGAGGCTTACACGCATCTGCTCTGGTTGCGCCATGTCCTCGAGGCGGAATACGCGACGCGCAAGGTCGCGCGGGCCTTCGTCAGCTATGAGAGCCTTCTGACGGACGGCGTAGCGGAGGTCGAGCGTGCGCTCGATTGCCTGGAGTCGGGGATCCAGGCCGATGCAGCGGCGCGTTTTGCCGCCGAGACGTTCATCGATCCGGCGCTCAATCGGCAGGCCGCTGGCGCCAATGCAGAGACGCTCGGGCGCTGGGCTCAGTCCGCCTTCACCATGTTGAGGCGTCTGCGGCTGAACCCGAGCGACAGGACGGCGCTGAAGGCGCTGGATCGAGTGCGATCGCAGTTCGATTGCGGCTGTGAGGCCTTTGGCCCAGTGCTCGCGACGGCTGGCGCAAAAGCAGCCGGGCTCGAGCAGGAGGTTTGCCGGCTGCGGACCGTCGCGAGCGAACGCGACGTGCTCTTCGGATCGCTGCGCGCGGTGTCGTGGGTGGCCGATCGGTTGCCCGCGCTCGAAGCAGAACTCGAGGCGGCACGATCCCGCGCGTTGGAGATGAGCGCGGACGCGTCGCGTGCGGCCGATCTCGATCGCGAGCTTGCGGCCGAGCGCGGACGACATGCGGACGCCGCGACGATTGCCGCGCGCGTGCCCGATCTGGAGAATCGGTTGGGCGAGATGCGTCTGCAGGCCGAGTCGCTCGAGGCCGATGTGCGGGCACGGACCGACGCGTTGGTGAGCGTCGTCGCCGAGCGCGACCGCCTCCTCGGCGAGCTTGGGGCCTTGCTGGAAACGCGGACGTCAGAGCTGGTCGCGATCCGCCAGGACGTCGAGGCGTTGTCGGCGATCGCTCAACGGGCGCCGAGCTTGGAATCGGAGCTCGCCGCGGTTCGCGCCGAGCTGGATGACGAGAAGCGCCGCCACGCCGAGACCCGCCGCCTTGCAGACTGCCTGCCGCACGCCGAGGCCGAGCAGATGCGGCTCAGCGCGAAGCTGGCCGCCGCGGAGTCGCAGTCCAAGGACCTGGCCCGACAACTGAGCAGCCGGAAGATCTTGATCCGGCGGCTCGTCTTCGCGAACGCCTGA
- a CDS encoding putative DegT/DnrJ/EryC1/StrS aminotransferase (ID:RHAL1_00368;~source:Prodigal:2.6), protein MVTRADLHNDKVTGRPLLSLAQICSATPERISVCRPQLPSVRHIAGYLSRIDTSRRYSNHGALLLEFQDRLRATVRQQAHVAVAASGTAALAGAILATAGRAKPHKSLCLVPAYTFIGTVAAIEQCGFTPYFVDVDPTTWVIDAASCEQHRLLDQVGLVVPVAPYGRPVPQIDWVRFSQRTGIPVVIDGAAAFESLVSTPSAYLGVVPVAVSFHATKSFCTGEGGAVFCGDAELGQRTMRCLNFGYDLDRVCRTPSINGKMSEYHAAVGLAELDSWQEKLAAYGRVALRYRALSDGEHDGLHLAPSVASNYALLEAADVDHARAIVDTLSEMGIGHRKWYGAGAHRQPYCAAFGRDDVPVSESLAERLIGLPMSVDLAFADINDIMAAIRNCSHARHRHVSSQRPASISASA, encoded by the coding sequence TTGGTCACCCGCGCCGACTTGCATAACGACAAGGTCACCGGCCGTCCCTTGCTGTCGCTCGCTCAGATCTGCAGCGCCACGCCGGAACGCATCTCCGTCTGCCGGCCGCAGCTGCCGTCGGTGCGCCACATCGCAGGATACCTCTCAAGGATCGATACGAGCCGCCGCTACTCCAATCACGGCGCGTTGCTTCTCGAGTTCCAGGACAGGCTCCGCGCGACCGTCCGACAGCAGGCCCATGTCGCTGTCGCAGCCTCCGGAACGGCAGCCCTAGCCGGCGCAATCCTAGCCACCGCCGGTCGCGCGAAGCCTCATAAATCGCTGTGCCTCGTGCCGGCCTACACCTTCATCGGCACCGTCGCCGCCATCGAGCAGTGTGGCTTCACACCGTATTTCGTCGATGTCGATCCGACGACATGGGTGATCGATGCGGCGAGTTGCGAGCAGCATCGGCTTCTCGATCAGGTCGGCTTGGTCGTGCCCGTCGCGCCCTACGGGCGGCCGGTGCCGCAGATCGACTGGGTGCGATTTTCGCAGCGCACGGGCATCCCCGTCGTCATCGACGGTGCGGCGGCCTTCGAAAGTCTCGTCTCGACGCCCTCGGCCTACCTCGGCGTCGTGCCGGTCGCCGTCAGTTTCCATGCGACCAAGTCGTTCTGCACCGGCGAAGGCGGTGCGGTGTTCTGCGGCGACGCCGAGCTCGGGCAACGCACGATGCGATGCCTGAACTTCGGCTACGATCTCGACAGAGTCTGCCGCACGCCGAGCATCAACGGAAAGATGAGCGAATACCATGCCGCGGTCGGACTCGCCGAGCTCGATTCATGGCAGGAGAAGCTCGCCGCCTATGGACGTGTGGCCTTGCGCTACAGGGCACTGTCCGATGGCGAGCACGACGGTCTGCATCTCGCGCCGTCGGTGGCGTCGAACTATGCCCTGCTCGAAGCGGCCGACGTCGATCACGCCCGCGCAATCGTCGATACGCTGAGCGAGATGGGGATTGGCCATCGCAAGTGGTACGGCGCCGGCGCGCATCGCCAGCCCTACTGCGCGGCGTTCGGACGCGATGACGTCCCCGTTTCCGAAAGCCTGGCCGAGCGCCTGATCGGGCTTCCCATGTCCGTCGATCTCGCCTTTGCCGACATCAACGACATCATGGCGGCGATCCGAAACTGCTCGCATGCCCGTCACCGGCACGTCTCCTCCCAGAGGCCAGCTTCAATCTCGGCTTCGGCTTAG
- a CDS encoding hypothetical protein (ID:RHAL1_00369;~conserved protein of unknown function;~source:Prodigal:2.6) produces the protein MVSSMSDEIVIYGASGHARALASMARRGVVPPLARRIAAFIDDFAGGKGAMLDGASIITFEQWRAEWPAVPCLLSMSSPAAKARLRSKVEAAGGRFADIYADRPPGLFELVSIGVGSFVFEQTYIATSSTIGAHTQIMPLCSIGHDVAIGDYCTLCPSCTISGYVVIEDGAFIGAGSTIVEGSESVPLRIGRGAKIWAGSVVTKSVSSGTIVGGNPAVPLRELVQRRRAAAAA, from the coding sequence TTGGTGAGTTCCATGAGCGACGAGATCGTTATTTACGGTGCGTCTGGTCATGCCCGCGCGCTCGCTTCGATGGCGCGACGCGGGGTCGTGCCGCCACTGGCGCGGCGCATCGCCGCGTTCATCGACGATTTCGCCGGCGGCAAAGGGGCCATGCTCGATGGCGCCTCCATCATCACCTTCGAGCAATGGCGCGCCGAATGGCCTGCGGTCCCTTGCCTCCTGTCGATGAGTTCCCCCGCCGCCAAGGCGAGGCTTCGGTCCAAGGTCGAAGCAGCCGGCGGACGCTTTGCCGATATCTACGCGGATCGACCGCCGGGCCTCTTCGAGCTCGTCAGCATCGGTGTCGGCAGCTTCGTTTTTGAGCAAACCTATATCGCAACAAGCTCGACGATCGGCGCGCACACGCAGATCATGCCGCTCTGCTCGATCGGCCACGATGTCGCGATCGGGGACTACTGCACCCTATGCCCGTCCTGCACGATCTCGGGCTACGTCGTCATCGAGGACGGCGCGTTCATCGGCGCCGGCTCGACCATCGTCGAAGGTAGCGAAAGCGTACCGCTGCGCATCGGGCGTGGCGCGAAGATCTGGGCCGGTTCGGTCGTCACAAAGTCTGTCTCGTCCGGCACGATCGTGGGCGGCAATCCGGCGGTCCCGCTGCGCGAGCTCGTCCAGCGGCGCCGTGCGGCAGCGGCCGCCTGA